In Brevibacillus brevis NBRC 100599, a single genomic region encodes these proteins:
- a CDS encoding XkdX family protein: MTDYQKWQYYYTCGWATTDQLKQIVSFGKITVEEFKTITGQSYKA; the protein is encoded by the coding sequence ATGACAGACTATCAAAAGTGGCAGTATTACTATACTTGTGGTTGGGCAACCACTGATCAGCTTAAACAGATAGTTTCCTTCGGAAAGATCACCGTAGAAGAGTTTAAAACCATTACTGGACAATCATACAAGGCCTAA